The following nucleotide sequence is from Zingiber officinale cultivar Zhangliang chromosome 10A, Zo_v1.1, whole genome shotgun sequence.
AATGAAATTCTCATCATCAGGGCACTCAAAGAGTTCCATATGACATGCTAAGCAATCCAAAATTGTCAATATCTCATTAAACTGATTGTCTGAACCATCTGTTTTAAACTTATAGACCTTGCCCCCAATTTCAATCCAGGCATATGCGGTACTCGCTCTCAAACCCCTCTCCTTCATCAATTTTCGAACTTTTGCTGAATGATTCCAATACCCTGCACTTGCATAAAGATTTGCTAACTGAAGATAAGTTGCGGCACATTGTGGTTCTAGCGAAAGCCTATTTTCAGCAGCATGGATGCCTATCCAGACATTTCTATGAACCCTACATGATGACAGCAATGAACCCCATATAACAGCATTCGGACGCATGGGCATTTTCTTGATGACATCCAATGCTTCTTCCAACAACCCTGCACGGCCAAGAAGATCAACAATGCATGAGTAGTGATCTAATTCTGGACTTACCCCATGTTTAAGCATTAGGTCAAAGCAAAGTTGTCCTTTCTCCATGAGTCCTGCATGCCGACATGACGAAAGAACGCATAAATAAGAAATAGCATCAGGTGTTGCATTCTGTGCATACATCTGATTCAGCAAATCTATGGCTGTATCAGCAAGCCCGTGTTGTGAGAATCCTGAAAGCATGGAGTTCCATGAGATTTGATCTCTGAATTGCATATTCTCAAAGACAAAATGAGATTCATTGATGCTACCACATTTAGCATACATCGAGATCAATGCATTAGAAACATGAGTATAAGAACCAAAACCCATTTTAAGTTCTAAAGAGTGAACACTCCTTCCAAACCCAAGATATGCAGTAGTGGTGCATGAACTCAAGATGCATAGAAATGTGATGTCATTTGGTTCTATCATTGCTTGTCTCATTGAAGAAAATAGTTGCAAACATGTCTCGACCTCCTGGTACTGTGCATAACCTGCAATTATAGCAGTCCAAGTTACAATATTTCTGACAGGcatcatttgaaaaatataataagCATCTTGCAACTGCCCAAGCTTGGAATATAAGCTGATCAATGAGCTCCCTGTGGTCAAAGATATTTCACAACCATTTTTAATTGAGAGAGCATGAAGCTGGACTCCAGTGCCAAAAGCCCCAGAGGAAGCACAAGAACTAATGATGAAAGAAATGGTGGGAAAATCCAACTCTATCCCTCTATTGTGCAATTTGAAAAATGGCAAAAGAGCATCTTCCTTTATTTTGTTATTTGTTCTAGTATATAACAAGGATTCTTTGTGACGTCTCGTTTCAACTATATCTTTGACTTTATAGAACAAATTAGTTCTTGCACTCTTCTTAACAGATTTGAAGCAATTCTGTTGATCAACATTGAGAAGATCATGCATGCAACCATTTATCAGTTGATGAAGGCCTGACTTACCTTGAACATCACTGGTTCTGGGGATAACTGAATCCAAAACTTTCAAGGCCTTGTCAACTCCCTTGTCTTTTACCTTTCTATATCTACTAAGAGATGTAAAGGTGCTGAATTGTTCTAGAAGGTCATGTGCTATGGAAAAGGGTTTTATACAATTGAAAGAATGGTTGGAAGAAATATGCAACAACTGAATCCACATAACTAGTATTATCCATGTGATATTCCCTTTCCAAACGCATGTGACCTTCTGTAACCATGAAGCAATTTTACCAGCTCCAGTTTGCCAATTAACTTCTGTAGATACGCAAAATGCTTAGGTGAGTAAGAAGAACAACTAGGGTAAATGGGTCAACAAAAAAGTAGGATTAGTTAGAAAAGGCTAAAACTACTACTGACAGTTATTTATTAATTCTTCAACTCATTGGTGATTGGACAAACATATGATGAAATTTTGGTAGAGTTATAGCTTGATTTGTGAGAGAGTAATGCCCATAAAAACAATCTTCTAGAGAGTTGCAGGAGTTGTCAGAAGCTTCAAAATCAACTACGATGTTGCATAAAGTGACTAATCTTCTCTGCCTTCAACTAAAGATAGTTCTTTTTGGATTGCACATGGAGCTCAAACAGTGAGGAAAACAGCTATCCCAATTCTTTATGTATAGCAATAGTTTGACTCGAATACTATTAGGAAAGTTTCGATATCTCAGGCCGATTCAGCACAGTGCAACGCTTCAATTGAACTTTCGAGATGGACAAGAATCAAGTATTATGAGCCACAATCATGATCAAGATTTCCTGTCAATCAAAATCTTCAGGCTTTATCAAACTTCTTCAAATTTGCTACAGAATTTTGAAAGAAGCCATTATATTTTTGCTACGGTCTCGTTGAGGAATTTCATCAAGCAAGTGATATGCAAATCGAACATGGGTGAATTAGAAGACAAAGAGGAGGATACCTAAGGAAGTAGAGAAGGAAGGCTTCAGGGCTTCGATCTGAGACCGGTACTTGCGTTGTCATCCACCCTGTTCTCTTCTTCAGCGCCTCAATATCGCAAATAGGGGGAAAAAAGTCGGGTCGGATTTAGAGAGAGAGTCCACCCGAAATACAATTAGGGTTTAAAATTTCTATTCTTCTTCTCCTCGTGGATTCGCACTCCTGTAGACTGGCCTTGTTGCCTCTTCCGTCGTCGCCGCCGTATCCTCCTCCGACCTCATCCTCCACCCACACCTCGCTCCTGCCGCCGCCTCCCTTTCGTCGCTGGACTGGACAGACTTCCACCGTCTGACGAATTTCAAATTATTCTTTTAACGGCAATATCTTTACCGGTTATAActgataatataaaataaatggaTAAAAAATTAATATCCATCATTTATATTTTTGTGAGGTGCCACCTATTTTAAATACTCTTGTATTATACCATATAGAAATTAACATCCAGCTTTTATAGCAGATAAAAATTAACAACTAACTTTTACAAATATATTTTTGACTAGTTATATTTGAcatgtaatttttaaattttttaataattaaaattaggcttatatataatttttaactttttttacTAAAGATAGATttcattaataattttaatttttttaaatttgtcgtAATTTATTATTTggctaaaattttaatataattttttattgattaaaatttaatttactagTCAAAATTAAGATCCTGATTTTTGTTTCTAGAGTCTCAAAATTACTAAGATGGCTTTGCTTGCAAGGTGTATCATAAGTCTATGATGTTCGAATTACTTGTGACAATAGACTGTTTGTTAGGATCCATTTATACTTCTTAAATTTATCCTAGTACtagtagaaaatttttataggcTGAAATGATCTAGAATTAATCGATTTAAAGAATTGTATACTTAGATTAACTAAAAAATCAAATTATGTATCTATCGTTAGCCATCAATAATTCAAGCTCAAATCTCTCAAGGGCGTAACATAGCTAGGGGCACATGATTTCATGATCGAAAGGTCCAGGATTCGATCCTCGAAGTGTCATTACCTGGGGTTAGCATCCCGACTATGCACTTTTAActatgtacctgcatttacctccctccatatccatgaaACCGGCTCTAGGAGACCGTTGATGTGACGGTTCCATATTTCTTTTAAATCTCTCCCGCATAATTAAAATGTTATTCAACTAGATGGGAAAAGGCAAAATATCATCTAGCTTGCAAACCAATAACTCTCTACCCTTTCGTTGTCATTATATTCAAATATTCTCATTGATATTAAATTTGAACTTACAAGTGAAGACTATTTAACAAGGTCGGTAGCATTTCATTGTCACCGAGGGACTTGTGAACAAGCTTGTTCGATAAAATTTATACATTATTTAATTAgtttgatggagaaataaaatatttgtaatgTGAGTTTCAAATGTCTACAAcacactttttttaaaaaaaaaaatacatcaaATTCATTTGTATATTCAATTTGTATACGTATGTGATGTGTGTTGGCAACTCTTAGAGGTAACGCATTGATTGGCCATGGAAATTTCCTCATAATTCAAATTGTGAGGTAGaagaagagatccgaggaatgtgcCCAAGAATATGCTCGATCAATTTGGCTTCTAGCTCGAGCCGAGTATGAGACTTCCGCGAGCCACAGGCTCATGTTGGCTTAGGGTTCAGGAGCTCGTGTCATGCCCAACACGACAAAAGCAAATGTTGAAGTTTGATTTGTAAGTATGTGCCGTCTTCAACAATTTAGCTATACTTAACTAGTACACAAACAATAAAACAAGTAcaaaggaaagaaattaaaaaatatactaaaaAATTATAGATAAGATTCAAGTCTCACCTATGATAAATAATCCTCTCACTTAAGATGCTATTTAGTACTTATTTACTTTTCTTTATCTCACTAGACCGACGAGGAGCGCGTTAtcacatttttaaaataaaaaagttagAGAAACTAGCCTTACTCTTAAGTAACAATTTTGTTTGTTATATCTAATTTATTTATTGATTTATGAATTACACCCATTATTCTTTAAGGGATCGTATAGGTGAATAAATAGgtcatatttattaatattattattattattttaattgataTCATGTATTTAATTTATGCTGAGGATGATCgatcttataaaaattttttatcaaCCACCAGATTAAATTGAAAAATACTCATAGTAGACGATTCATCGATCTATCGTTCTTAGGTCAACCATCCATACGTAAAATTTGAGACTCGATTCTTAAATACttgaaaaattgagaagacatCATGTTACTATACCATTGTCAAtttgtgatgagaaaaaaaaaatcaaatcgagTCGAGtaatatgaaaatattaatatttgaatttgagctataatatatatatatattcaaaactcgaaaatataaataattttaggtCGAGttcaattcaaaataaaattcgagTTGGTGTTCAATTTAAATTATTCGAACTTTCATTCAATCATTTGAACCCTAAttcaaaatgatttaaattcgaaatcgatttaaattaatttgaatatatttaaattaaaatgatataaaaataattagaattctaTTCGAATTCGATTCACGAACAGTTCGTgaacaattaaattaaatattatgaATTTACATTTGACTTGAagaaattatcaaacatatttaaattcagcataattttaaatataaatcaaATATTTCTCAAATTCGTTCCAAAAATTCACGAACTGACTCGATTAGTTTGCACCCATTCGTAAGATCACAAAGGAAGTGATGCAACATTAAAATCAAACTATCAAATCATCCAGAAATTTCCGATGAAATTGATGAAGCGTTGAAGAAAATAATATTATCGCgagataaaaattttatacatataaatcaaattaaaatttttattcttcTTCAAACTTCTTCGGAATGAATAAGAGGGTATTgcctaaacttattaaaaatagctTATAACTTCGTACagtttataagttgttttaggagcttataagtaTTAGACACAAACAATCTGTTGGAGATTTTAGGGGTATTAGCTGAATTCAAATAACActgatttaaattcaacttacagtacagatgacctgagcggataatctcaggctgccagcaggggctggtttctgctTCGAGCCGAAGAATTGCCGAGCAAGAAGATCGGCTGAGCCACTAATCTGTGTTACCGAGCGGGCGGATCGACCGAATAGAGGACAGATCGGCCAAGTAGATCGGTCGAGATGAGGTCGGTCGGTCAGCCgggtcggtcggtcgggtcggcggGTCGGTCGGTCGGCCGGGTCGGCGGTCGGTCGGTCGGCCGGGTCGGCGGGTCGGTCGGTCGGCCGGGTCGGTGGGTCGGTCGGTCGGCCGGATCGGCGTTAGAGTAGAATGACCAGGTCTGTTCAGAGCAGATCTGTAGAacagaagaccaggtctgcagagcagtcTCGAAAGAGCAGTAAGGTCGGGCAAAATCCCGACCGGGcaagctgaccgaggcctgcaagtagcagtttccttgaaacagattcgcccccacctccggctgtgcttcgagactTATTTGGgaggtctgtttcccaggatacaacggtctgACCGCGAACTCCACCAAGCACCGGTGGTCACGGTGAACTAAGTGGTACCCGAAAGCTACCGCGGGCAATTtgtcgagcaggagttgcacgacagagaaggggaatgaggaggagagcttctgcttgcttttgctccggcattcgtgtgcgcaggtcgcgcttgcgcacgagtcaacttggttcaatgcaatccgggccctggatttgtacCCCCCTGCGCATCcatgcgtgagagagagtctctctccatgcatttgttcacatcctcaatgcatgtgaatcaatattgCCTTGAAACTTCTAATGtaggactaaagtcccattcacaatggagcttcttctcttccacctcttctccattcacacttattgaacaataagttgttaggttttattttaaaaataagatgttaaaatgtttgggtgaacttattacaatcaacttaaagatattgatgtgtttgatattataagatctttttattaataaaattatcaaaaaaggtataatactattaatagaagtttttgagatttttattaatagagagtTTTGAGCGAATTTCTACACCGGAGGAAAGAAAATTAGAAAGAGGCGTTGGCGGAGAAGATGATACAGTGCTGGAAGAGAAGTCGGCGGAGATATAAGATATtagatttataaaaatttatggaggataagatgaggatttatgaaattatataaggatattttaaagaagaaattattaaaataagatttttttaaaaagaatagggtcttccatatttttttttaaaaatagcttATAAACTCTAAAACAGtttattttgacagcttataagctatttgaaataaattttaccAAATAAATTCGAAGAGTTTATAAActctaaaataatttataaactattttagagagcttataagctcagccAAATACCCTCTAATAAAGAGTTTAAAGTATGAGCGGCAAAATCTGAGGAGTAAAgtgataataataaaattatgggAGTTCATGTAGGAAAACCAATATATTTTTAGGGTAAAAtaaaatattctgttaatttatcCCTGCTTGCTTCGTTTCTTGGCACAAGCGAGGGCGTGCAGTAATTTAAGAACAGTGCTCTACGGTCAACAGAATCGTTAGACGAAGATTTTTGTAGTTTGATATCTCACTCTTGGTCAAGTTCCGTTATCTATAAAGCCTCTGATGTTGTGTATATCAGTATATGGTCACGGAAGAGGCAGGGAAGAGAGCTGCAGCCTGCAGAAGTTGACGCAGAAGAGAATATCCATCAGTCGATGTCAGTTTGACAGATGATCCCTTCGATTCTTCGTTTCCAAGTTACATATGGTGATGTGGGGAGTCATTTTCTCCTTGCAAATCAGCAAAAACTGCAGCTGGAGATGTTGCGCAAGAAGCTTCAAGGAAGAAGTGCACAAAAGGTAGACGACAAAGCTGAGAACGGAAGCTAGAAAAGGAGGAGCGGTACGGACAGCGAGTTCAGAGCAGAATATCGTAGAAAAGGGCCTCCTTTTTCAGTTTGTCTCCCAAAAGCGAAGTAGGGAGCAGAAAAGCGGAGGGGAGAGAGAAAAAGGTACTAGGTTGTCTCTCGCTGTGGTTCAATCATGTCTTGACCTTGGCGGATTAGGGCGATGGAGCGTAGGCGGAGCGGCCATCCGTCGTCGCGCGGAAGCTTGAGGGAGATAGTGGAGGAGCCGAGGGAGTCGCCTCTGCCGGCGGAGGAGGAGGCGGTGTACGTGGCGGTGGAGAAGGAGTTCCG
It contains:
- the LOC122027785 gene encoding pentatricopeptide repeat-containing protein At2g37320-like isoform X2 codes for the protein MWIQLLHISSNHSFNCIKPFSIAHDLLEQFSTFTSLSRYRKVKDKGVDKALKVLDSVIPRTSDVQGYAQYQEVETCLQLFSSMRQAMIEPNDITFLCILSSCTTTAYLGFGRSVHSLELKMGFGSYTHVSNALISMYAKCGSINESHFVFENMQFRDQISWNSMLSGFSQHGLADTAIDLLNQMYAQNATPDAISYLCVLSSCRHAGLMEKGQLCFDLMLKHGVSPELDHYSCIVDLLGRAGLLEEALDVIKKMPMRPNAVIWGSLLSSCRVHRNVWIGIHAAENRLSLEPQCAATYLQLANLYASAGYWNHSAKVRKLMKERGLRASTAYAWIEIGGKVYKFKTDGSDNQFNEILTILDCLACHMELFECPDDENFIL
- the LOC122027785 gene encoding pentatricopeptide repeat-containing protein At2g37320-like isoform X1; translated protein: MWIQLLHISSNHSFNCIKPFSIAHDLLEQFSTFTSLSRYRKVKDKGVDKALKVLDSVIPRTSDVQGKSGLHQLINGCMHDLLNVDQQNCFKSVKKSARTNLFYKVKDIVETRRHKESLLYTRTNNKIKEDALLPFFKLHNRGIELDFPTISFIISSCASSGAFGTGVQLHALSIKNGCEISLTTGSSLISLYSKLGQLQDAYYIFQMMPVRNIVTWTAIIAGYAQYQEVETCLQLFSSMRQAMIEPNDITFLCILSSCTTTAYLGFGRSVHSLELKMGFGSYTHVSNALISMYAKCGSINESHFVFENMQFRDQISWNSMLSGFSQHGLADTAIDLLNQMYAQNATPDAISYLCVLSSCRHAGLMEKGQLCFDLMLKHGVSPELDHYSCIVDLLGRAGLLEEALDVIKKMPMRPNAVIWGSLLSSCRVHRNVWIGIHAAENRLSLEPQCAATYLQLANLYASAGYWNHSAKVRKLMKERGLRASTAYAWIEIGGKVYKFKTDGSDNQFNEILTILDCLACHMELFECPDDENFIL